GACGTGAACATCACGGCGTCGAACCCGCCGCCCTTGATCGCCTCGCGGATCGGGGCGGGCGGAGGCGCGGCCCGGACCGTCCGGTAGGCGGTCACGTCATCGCACTCCCAGCCCAGATCCGTCAGCCCGGCGATGACCACGTCGGTGGCGATGTCGGCGCGCGGCAGCAGCACCCGGTTGATCGGGTCGAGGTCCTCGTCGTGGGGCGGCCACTCCCGCACCAGGCCCTCGCCGGACTGCTCGCCCTGCGGCACCAGGTCCGGCTGGACGCCGAACTCCACCAGCGCGGCGGCGGTCTGCTCGCCGACGGCGGCGACCTTCAGGCCGGCGAACGCGCGGGCGTCGAGGCCGTACTCGACGAACTTCTCCCGGATGGCCCGCACGGCGTTGGTGGAGGTGAACACCACCCACGCGTACCGGCCGGTGACCAGGCCCTTGACCGCGCGGTCCATCTGCTGCGGCGTGCGCGGCGGCTCCACGGAGATGGTGGGGACCTCCTCCGGGACGGCCCCGTACCCGCGCAGCTGCTCCGACAGCGACGCGGCCTGCTCCTTCGTCCGCGGTACCAGGACCCGCCACCCGAACAGCGGCTTGGTCTCGAACCAGGACAGCTTGTCTCGCCAGCCCACCACGTCTCCGACGATGATCAGTGCGGGCGCCTCCATGCCCTTCGCCGCGGAGGCCAGCCTCTTCAGGGTCGACACGACCGTCTCCTGCTCGGTGGTCGTGCCGAGGCAGGTCATCGCGGCCGGGGTCGAGTCCGGACGCCCGGCGGCGATCAGGCTCTTGCAGACCTCCGCCACCGCGTTCTCCGCGCCGGTGATCACCAGCGTGGTGTCCGGGGCGGCGAACCGCTCCCAGTCCACGTCGCCGTCGGAGGCGTCCACGATCCGGATCTCGCGGTTCTTCGCGTCGGTCAGCGGGATGCCCGCGTATCCGGGCACGCCCGTGATCGAGGAGACGCCCGGGACGACCTCGAACGGGACGCCGGCCTTGGCCAGCGCCGCGCCCTCGGCGGCGAGGCCGCCGCCGGTCCCCGGGTCGCCGCTCATCAGCCGGACGACGCGCCGCCCGTTCTTGGCGGCGCGCACGGCGAGCCGGACCGGGTCGCCCTCCGCCTCGTCGACGATCTCCACGTCGGGGCGGCAGTGGGAGAGGACCTCGGCGGGGCACCGGGCGCGGTCGACGATCACCATGTCGGCGCGTTCCAGGTCGGTCGCGGCGCGCAGGGTCAGCAGGCCGGGGTCGCCCGGTCCCATCCCGACGATGGAGACGAGGCCCTCCGCGGGCGGCGCGTCGGCGGCGCCGTTCTGCGCCGCGGCGCCCTTCGCGCCCGTGCCGGTCGCCTCACTGTTGGTGGCATCGGTGTTGGTGATATCGGTGTTCGCCGCGGCGGTCTCGTGCGCTTCGGCGCTCTTCGCGGCGGCGCTCTTCGCGGCGGCGCTCTTCGCGGCGGCGCTCTTCGCTGCGGGGCTCAATCGCGCTCCCCCATCAACTGGTCGGCCCCCTGCGCGAGCAGCCGGTCCGCGAGGTCGCGTCCGAGCTGCTCGGCGGCATCCGGGTGGCCGCTTGCGGACAGCCTGATCTGCCGGCTTCCGTCGTACGCCGCGACGGTCGCCGTCAGATGCAACTTCTCATCTATCTCGGCAGCGTACGTGCCCACAGGAGCGGAGCAACCCGCCTCCAGGACCGCGAGGATCGACCGCTCCGCCGTGACGGCCCTCCTGGTGGCGGCGTCGTCGACCGTTCCAAGCAGTTCCAGGAGATCGGTCCGGTCGGAGCGGCACTCCAGCGCGAGCGCCCCCTGCCCGGGGGCGGGCAGCATCTGGTCGGTGTCGAAGACCTCCCCGACCGCCTCCAGCCGCCCGATGCGCTTCAGGCCCGCGTGGGCGAGCACCACGGCGTCCAGCTCGCCGTCGGTGACCTTCGCCAGGCGGGTGTCGGCGTTGCCGCGGATCGGCACGACGTCCAGGTCGGGACGCAGCGCCCGCAGTTGCGCCATGCGCCGCGGCGAGCCGGTGCCGATGCGCGCGCCGCGCGGCAGGTCGGCGAGCTTCACGGGGGCGCACAGCGCGTCGCGGGGGTCGTCGCGGCGCGGGGTCGCGGCGAGCGCGATCCCCGGCGTCTCCGACGTCGGCAGATCCTTCAGCGAGTGCACGGCGAAGTCCACCTCGCCGGAGAGGATCTTGTCGCGGAGCGCGTTGACGAAGACGCCCGTGCCGCCCATCTGGGCGACCAGGGCCTTGGAGACGTCGCCCTGCGTGGTCACCCCCACCAGCTCGACGGGACGACCCGTGCGCTCCGTCAGCAGGTCGGCGACGCGCTGCGACTGCGTCGTCGCCATCAGGCTCTTGCGGGTTCCGAGCCGCAGCGGGACCCCCGCGGCACCCGGCCCCCGGCTCAATCCCTCACTCAATGGCTCGCTCCGCTCGGCTCTCGGCGGCCGGCGTCCCCGCCGCCCGCGATCACGTTCCGTCTCCTTCGCGCACCGCCGCGCCGTCCGCGGCGCTGACCGCCCGGACGCTCGCGGCCTGCGCGTTCACCGTCTCCGCGTGCACGCCCCGCAGCTCGTGCGCGTTGACCTCCTGCACGCTGACGGCCCCCGCCGCCGGACCGGCCGGCGGCTCGGCGCTCAGGCAGTCGGCTTCGGCGCACGCCGCGTCGACCGCGGGCTCCCGGTCCCTCCAGGACGGGGCGCCCGCCGGCTCGTCCTCGCGCATGTCGGCGCGGGCGACCGCCTCCGGCGCCTTCGGGTCCAGGTCGAACAGCTCGCGCAGCGCGTCGGCGTAGGAGTCGCCGCCCGGCGCCGCCGCCAGCTCCTTCATCCGGACGGTCGGCGCGTGGAGCAGCTTGTCCACCACGCGCCGGACGGTCCGTTCGACCTCCTTCCGGGCCCGCTCGTCGATCTCGGGGAGCCGCCCGGAGAGCCGGTTCAGCTCCGCCTCCACGACCTCGGCGGCCTTGCTGCGCAGCGCGACCACCGTCGGCGCGACGGCGGCGGCGCGGGCGGAGGCGAGGAACGCCTCGACCTCCTCGCGCACGATCCGGCGGACGGCCTCGATCGCCTCCGGGCCGACGGCCTCGGCGGCCTCCTGCTCGGTGCGCAGGTCGTCCAGCCCGGCGAGCGCGACGCCCGGCAGGTCGCGGACGCCGCGCTCGATGTCGTGGGGCAGCGCCAGGTCGAGGAAGAACCGCCTGCGTTCGTCGGACCCGATGCCGCGCGCCGCGAGCTGCGCCACCGTCAGGACCAGGCCGGTCGCGCCGGTGCACGAGACCACCAGGTCGGCCTCGGCGATCGCGGCGTCCAGGCCCGCCAGCTCCACCGCCCTGGCCGGCACGTCCAGGGACTCGGCCAGCCGCACGGCGCGTTCGTGGGTGCGGTTCGCCACCACGATCTCGCGGGCGCCGGCCCGGCTCAGCGTCGCCGCGGCCAGGGAGCTCATGGAGCCCGCGCCGACGACGAGGGCGCGCACGCCGTTCAGCGGGCCGAGGTGCCGCACGGCGACGTCGAGGCCGACGCTGACCAGCGACGCGCCCGCCTTGTCGATGCCGGTCTCGTGGTGGGCGCGCTTGCCCACCCGCAGCGACTGCTGGAGGACGTCGTTCAGGTCGCGGCCCAGGGTGCCCTCGTCCTGGGCGAGGCGGAACGCCTGCCTGATCTGGCCGAGGATCTGCCCCTCGCCGACGACCATCGACTCGAGCCCGCACGCCACGGCGAACACGTGCTGGACGGCCCGCTCCTCGTAGTGGACGTACAGGTGGCGCGACAGGTCGTCCAGCGGGATGCCGGAGTGCAGCGAGAGCAGCTCGGAGATCGCCGAGACGCCGCCGTGGAACTTGTCGACGACCGCGTAGATCTCGACGCGGTTGCACGTGGAGACGATGGCCGCCTCGGCGACGTTCCCGGACTTGTGCACGGCGTGCAGCAGCTTGACCAGGTCGTCCCCGCTCACCGCCGCCCGTTCCAGCACCGCGACGGGTGCGCTCCGGTGGCTGAGCCCCACGACCAGAATGCTCATATGGCCTCTCCCGCGTCTCCCTGATCCCCCGCGATCTCCGGTCGGACTGCCCCGATCATGCCTCTACAGTCTCTACGTACTGGCTCGTGCCGGGAGGCCCATCCTCCGCGGGCAGGGGACCGAGACCGTCGGGTCCCCCGGCCTTGCGCTGCTCGTGGAACGCGAGGATCTGGAGTTCGATCGACAGGTCGACCTTGCGCACGTCGACGCCCTCCGGGACCGACAGGACGACGGGCGCGAAGTTCAGCACGCTCGTGACGCCCGCGGCCACGACGCGATCGCACACCCCCTGGGCGGCGCCCGCGGGGGTCGCGATCACGGCGATGGACACGCCGTGGTCCGCGATGATCTCCTCCAGCCGGTCGATGTGCTCCACCGTCATCCCGGCGATCTCCTGGCCGACGATGGACTCGTCCGCGTCGAGCAGTCCCGCGACCCGGAAGCCGCGGGACGCGAAACCGCCGTAGCCGGCCAGTGCCCGGCCAAGGTTACCGACGCCGATGATCGCGATCACCCAGTCCTGGGTGAGCCCCAGTTCGCGGGAGATCTGGTAGACGAGGTACTCGACCTCGTACCCCACGCCGCGCGTCCCATACGAGCCGAGGTGGGACAGGTCCTTGCGGAGCTTCGCCGAGTTGACGCCGGCCGCCGCGGCCAGTTCCTCCGAGGACACCGTCGCGACGCCGCGCTCTTGCAGCGAGGTCAGGGCCCGCAGATACACCGGCAGGCGCGCCACGGTGGCATCGGGGATGCCGCGGCCCGCACGGTCACGGGGTCGGTTCTGTCGAGAAGTCACGGCCTGCTCTTCGGGCTCGACGCTGGGCAACGGGGTCGGGTCGACCCCTCACTCCGGTTGCGCGCGGCCGGGAGGGCGGCCTCACGCCGCGTCCTGACCGCCCCGGGGCTGGCCCTCAGGTTAAGCCTTTGTGAACACGCGCACAAAGTCACCCCCCGGTTACGCGGATAACACCCGATCCGCACCCGACTACCAAACACCGCCCATCAGGGACTTTCCACCGTACGCCGTACTCACAAGCGGCCGGACCCGATGTGACCTACCGAACACGCCCCCGGCCCCGAAGGCGCCGGCGACCCCGGTCAGGCGGCTTCGCGGAGCTTCGCGATGGCGGCGCGGAGGCGGTTCTCGTCGACGCGCCAGAAGTCGTGCTGGACGCCGTTGATGAGCGTGACGGGGATCTGCTCCCAGTACTGCTCGCTGTCCTCGCGGGACTGGGTGATGTCCCGCTCCTCCCACGTCACGTCCAGGTCGCGCGCGACCCGCTCGATCACCTCGCGGGCGTCGTCGCACAGGTGGCAGCCGGGCTTGCCGAGCAGCGTGATGGTGATCCCGGCGCCCGTCTCCCGTCCGCTCATGTCACCTCCCGGGGAACTCCGGCGCGGGGGCCGGCACCTTGGCGGCGCCGAGGCGCAGTTCGATGACGTTGGTGGCCAGCACGTGGGTCCGGGACTCCGACAGGAAGCGCTGCAGGTGCGGCTGCTTCCGGTGCGCGGCGAACGCCGCCTCGTCCCGGAAGAGCTGGTAGAAGATCCGCTGCGTGGGGCCGCCGACCACCTCGTGGCACGCGAAGATCACGGTGTCGGGCTCGACGGCGCGCGCGGCCTTCACCAGGTCGGCGGCGAGCCGGTCGAAGGCGTCCTCGCGGCCCTCCAGCAGCGTGTAGACGGTGATCTGCCCGCACGCCCCGGCCAGGCCGTTGGCGCCCGCCCGGTCGGAGGCAGGGGCGCCGCCCAGGGCCGCGCCGACCCCGTCCACGGCCGTGGGCCCGGCGGGACCCTCGGGGAAGCGCAGCTCCTCGGCGGGGGCCGGATCGGGGAAGCGCAGCTCGCCGCGCCGCGAGTCCCCCGGCGGGGACGGCGCGGGGACGGACTCCCTCCCCTGCGGGTACCCCTGCTCCTCGTAGCCGGTCGCCGCTTCGTCGGCGTAGTCGTCCCGGTACTCGTCCCCGTAGTCGTCGTAGTCCTCGTCGTCGTAGACGGGGATCGTGCGCATGGCGCCGTACCAGACCAGCCCGGCGGCCGCGCCGAGCGCGATCACGGCGAGCGGGGCGGGCAGGAACCCGCGGGTGCCGCTCACCACCAGCACGCCCGCCAGGGCGACGAGCGCGACGGGGATCAGCAGCTCGGCCGCCTCCTGGTCCCGCTTGCTCGCCAGCCAGGCGGTGACGCCCGTGCAGGCCGCCAGGGCGAGCACCGCCACGACGTGCGCGCCGTCGATCAGCAGCAGCGGCAGCGCGTCGTAGGTGTCGCCGGGCTTGGGCAGCGACTTCGTCAGGTCGCCCTTGAGCGGGTCCAGCAGCAGGATGACGATCGCGACGACCGTGTAGGAGATCGCGAACAGCCAGGCGCCGAACCGGACCTGCACGTACCGCGCGATCAGCTCGACCATGCCGAGGGCCAGCCAGACCGGCCCGATCAGCGCCGCGCCGAGCTCCATGACGCGGAACAGCACGCCGTTGAAACCGGCCATGAAGCCGACGCCCATGGACAGCAGGGCGAGCGACAGCCCCACCTGGGTGAACGACCAGGCGATCAGGTAGAGCAGCCGGTCCGTGTAGGCGCGCTGGATCAGCAGCCCCGTGACCAGTAAAGCGCCAAGGGCCGCCAATAGCGCGAGCAGAGCAGAGAGCATCGCGCTCCATGGTGCCCGATGCCGGAGGCGGAGAGGTAACCCGCTCTCGGGTAGGCGACCCCCGCGGGCCCGCGGCGGACCGCCGGAGCCCGCCTCCGCGCGCACCCCTGCACCCACCATTGCCCGGCGTCCCCGTCGGTATCTAGAGTGGCAATTTCACGCCGGACGTCGCGTACGCCCCGAGGAGAACTGCATGAGCAGCTTGACCCTCGATGCCGGGGCGCTCCCGATTCCCCGTCCGGTACTGGACGGCGCCGGCCGCACCCCCGCCGCCAGGCGGGACGGCGACCGCGCCGAGGTGCTGAAGGCCCTGGTCCTGCGGGCGCGGGACGGCGACGCCGAGGCGTTCGGCTCCCTCTACGACCACTACGTCGAGCTCGTCTACCGCTACGTGTACTACCGGGTGGGGGCGCACTCGCTGGCCGAGGACATCACCAGCGAGACGTTCCTGCGGGCGCTGCGCCGCATCTGCGACTTCCACTGGCAGGGCAAGGACTTCGGGGCCTGGCTGGTGACGATCGCGCGGAACCTCGTCGCCGACCACTTCAAGTCCGGCCGCTACCGGCTGGAGGTCTGCACCGCCGAGCTCATCGAGCCCGACCGGCACGAGGAGGGGCCCGAGCGGACCGTCCTCGACTCGATGACGAACCGGACGCTGCTGCTGGCCGTCAAGCGGCTGGGGTCGGAGCAGCAGGAGTGCGTCGTGCTGCGGTTCCTGCACGGGCTGTCGGTCGCCGAGACCGCGCTGGTCATGGGCAAGAAGCCGGGGGCGATCAAGGCGCTGCAGTACCGCGCCGTCCGGTCGCTGGCGCGCATGCTCCCGCCCGACCTGCGCCACTGACGCGCGCCCGGCCGCCGCCGGCCGGGCCGCCCGCCGCCGCGACCGGCGAACAAGATCGTTTACGATGGGCGGACGGGGTCTCCGTCGGCAGTGCACCGTCCACCGTTCGGACGCCGGGCCGTAACCCGCCGCCCCGCCCGATCGTTTTCCGGGCAGGAGCGTGTTCGCGCCTGGAGACCGCAAAGGAGCGGCTTTTGAGAACCGGGCGAAAGATCGCCGAGCAGGGGAACGCGCTGGCCCGGCTGCGGGTGAGCGACGCGGGGCCCGATCCGCGCTTCCGCGCCGTGCTGCGCGCGCGGCTCGTCGCGGCCGCGGGAGACCGGGGGGAGGACGGTCCCGATCCGGGACGGCGGGAAGGGACCGGGCGGAGGGGTTGACTAGGCTCGGCCCCATGCGGCGATTCTGGCAGCGCGGCAAGGACGAGGATCCCAAGAGCGCGGGGGAGGCCGCCGCCGCGGCGGCCGCGGAGCCCGAACCGCTCCCCGAACCCGACCCGGCCGCGGCCGCCTTCTTCGACGTCGACAACACGATGATGCGCGGCGCGTCCATCTACTACTTCGCCCGCGGGCTCGCGGCGCGCAAGCTGTTCACCATGCGCGACCTCGCCATGTTCGCCTGGGGGCAGGCCGTGTTCCGGCTGCGCGGCACCGAGAACTCCGAGCACATCGGCAGCGCCAAGGAGGCCGCGCTGGCGTTCGTGGCGGGCCAGCGGGTCGACAAGATCGTCAGGCTGAGCGAGGAGATCTACGACGAGGTGATGGCCGACCGGATCTGGCACGGCACCCGCACCCTCGCGCTCCAGCACCTCGACGCGGGCCAGCAGGTCTGGCTCGTCACCGCCACGCCCGTGGAGGTCGCCCGCACCATCGCGCACCGCCTCGGCCTCACCGGCGCGCTCGGCACCGTCGCCGAGACCCGCGACGGCGTCTACACCGGGCGGCTCGTCGGGAACCTGCTGCACGGCCCGGCGAAGGCCGAGGCCGTCCGCGCCCTCGCGCTGCGCGAGGGCCTGGACCTGGCGCGCTGCTCCGCCTACAGCGACTCGATCAACGACCTGCCGATGCTGACCGCGGTCGGCCACCCGCACGCCGTGAACCCCGACCCGGAGCTGCGCGCGCACGCCCGGGAGCACGGCTGGCCCGTGCACGACTTCCGCACCGGCCGCAAGGTCACGATGGTCGCGCTGCCGGCCGCGGCGGGCGCGGGCGCCATCGCGGGCGGCGTCGCCGCCGGCATCGCCCTCCGCCGCCACTACCGATCCTGACGATCAGCGCGGGGTGAGGCGGACCACCGGGTACTGCCGGTCGGACCTGCTCTGGTACTTCGCGATGCGCGGCTGAGCCTCGGCGATGCGCCGCCACGCCGCCTCACGGTCGGCGCCCTCGAGCCGCTGCGGCGTCACCGGCACGGTCTCCTGCCCCGGCAGTTCCATCGAGGCCCGCTCCGGATGCGCCATCAGGTTGGCGAACCAGTCGGGGTTCCGGCTCCCGCCGCCCGACGCGACGACCAGCCGCGCGCCGTCCCCGTCGGGGAACCACGCCACCGGGGTCTCCCGCCGCTCCCCGCTCCGCTTGCCGACCGTGTGCAGGATCAGCACGTCCGTGCCCATGAACGTGCCGCGCCCCTTGCGGACCTTGCGGTTCACGCGCGCGTTCGCCCGGTGCTGCATCCACCGGGAGAGCGCCCCGGGCCCGCCTGTCTTCTCCTTCTGCCGCACCATCGCTCCACCTCCGGTCAGTAGCCTGCTCTCTCGAAAGCAATCTATTCGCGCGCAGGTCAAGACCGCTTCTCCAGTCCTGATCGGTCTCGGCTCGGCACGCGGAACCGGAAGCGCCTGCCCGCTCTGACCGGGGCGTCGTCAGCTGAAGGCCACCCAGACGAATCCGTCCGGCTCGGTGAAGGGACCGGCTTCCCATGCGTGATCGCGCCGAACACCCGTCACTGACCTTCAGGTAATCACGCACTTCAAAGTGCGTTCTTGTGGCATATGGCGTGCCGGTGAAGAGTGATTCACGTGAACACGCAACGAATCGGCATTCTCGGTATGGGCAGCATGGGGCGCGCGCTCGCGAGCACGCTCCTCGAGGCCGGGCACGCGGTGACGGTCTGGAACCGAACGCCCGGGAAGGCAGGCGACGTCCTCGCACTGGGCGCTCACGAGGCGTCGAGTCCGGAAGAGGCGATCGAGGCGAGTGACCTGACGATCGCCTGCCTGCTGGACGCCGCGAGCGTCCGCGAAACCCTGACGCCGGCCATGCCCACGCTGACCGGGCGGACGCTCGTCAACCTCACGAGCGGCTCTCCACGACAGGCACGCGACCTCGCCGGATGGTTGGGGAAGCACGAGGTGCGCTTCCTCACCGGAGGCGTCCTGGCGGTGCCTCCGGCGATCGGAACGGACGAGGCCGTCATCCTCTACAGCGGCCCGCGCGACCTGTTCGGCCGCGTGGCCCCCACGCTCGCGCCCCTTGCCCGTCCTCACTGGGTGGGCGGGGACCCGGGGTTCGCGGCGCTGTACGACATGGCCGCGCTCAGCGGCATGTACGGCATGATCGCCGGGGTGGTCCACGCCATGACGCTGGTCCAGGCGGACGGCGGCGATGTGGAGGCGTTCCAGCGCGAGGTCCTCCAGCCGTGGATGGAGCAGATGCTCCCGCTCATGTTCGCCGAATCCGATCCGGACGAGTCGAACGCCGGAATGCAGGCGACCGCCCTGGAGATCATGCTCGGTGCGTCCGCCGACGCGGGCGTGCCCGCCGAACTCGCCGGGCACCTTCGCGCCGCCCTGTGGGAGATGCGGCGCGCCGCAGCCTGACCAGGGCGTACAGAAGTCGGGTGGGACACCGCGATTACCATGGGCGGATGCGCAACCCGCCCTACATCTGTGCCCTCGACGCCGCGATGGACGTCGTCGGCGGCAAGTGGAAGGCGTTGATCCTGTGGGCGTTGAACGAGCGGCTCCACCGGTTCGGCGAGTTGCGCCGCAGCCTCCCCGGCGTCAGCGAGAAGGTCCTCACACAGCAGCTGCGCGAGCTGGAGGCGGACGGCATCGTTCGCCGCACGGTCTTCGACGAGACCCCGCACCGAGTCGAATACGAACTGACCGCCGAAGGCGCAGAGCTGCACGCGGCCCTGGCCCCCTTGGGCGACTGGGCCGAACACCGCATGCGCGCCCTGAACCTGACCCCCACCCACGGCGAGCCCCAGCCCAACGCAGCCGAGCCGTCGTAACACCCGGCCCCGCGGACCAACGCCTCGGTAGCCGCATCGCCTGGGCGAGGGGCGGGCTCTGGTTCGGCGGCGGGTAAGGGGAGGCTTATGAGTGACGAAGATGGGCACGTCGTCGATCCCGATGTCGACCTGGGGGTGGGGCGGCAGCGGGCGGAGCTGCGGCGGGCGCCGTGGACGACGCTGGGTGCGATCTCGGTGGGCGGGGCGCTCGGATCGCTGGCGCGCTACCGGCTCAGCGTGGCGTTCCCCCATCGTCCGGACGAGTTCGCGTGGGCGACGTGGAGCGTCAACGTGGCCGGGTGCCTGCTCATCGGGGTGCTGATGGTCGCGATCACCGAGGTGTGGCGGGCGCCCCGGCTGGCGCGACCGTTCCTGGGCGTCGGCGTGCTGGGCGGGTTCACCACGTTCTCCGCCTATGCCGTCGAGGCTCAGCAGGCCCTGGAGGCGGGCGCGGCCCGGACCGGTCTGCTGTATCTGGTCACGACCGTGGCCGCGGCGCTCGTGGCGGTGTACGTGGGGGTCAGCCTCACCCGGTCGGCGGCGCGTCACGTCCGCCGGGGGCGGTCATGAGCGCGGGCACGGCGCTGCTGGTGGCGATCGGGGCCGCCGTGGGGGCGCCGCTGCGTTACCTCGTCGACCGGGCGGTGCAGGCACACCACGACGGCCCGTTCCCCTGGGGGACCCTCGCCGTCAACATCTCCGGGTCGGGGCTGCTGGGACTGCTGGCCGCGCTGCCCGCCGACGAGGGGCCGATGGCGCTGGCCGGGATCGGGTTCTGTGGCGCGCTGACCACCTACTCAACCTTCGGCTACGAGACGCTCCGGCTCGCCGAAGACGGCGCCCGCGTCCACGC
The sequence above is drawn from the Actinomadura hallensis genome and encodes:
- a CDS encoding glutamyl-tRNA reductase, giving the protein MSILVVGLSHRSAPVAVLERAAVSGDDLVKLLHAVHKSGNVAEAAIVSTCNRVEIYAVVDKFHGGVSAISELLSLHSGIPLDDLSRHLYVHYEERAVQHVFAVACGLESMVVGEGQILGQIRQAFRLAQDEGTLGRDLNDVLQQSLRVGKRAHHETGIDKAGASLVSVGLDVAVRHLGPLNGVRALVVGAGSMSSLAAATLSRAGAREIVVANRTHERAVRLAESLDVPARAVELAGLDAAIAEADLVVSCTGATGLVLTVAQLAARGIGSDERRRFFLDLALPHDIERGVRDLPGVALAGLDDLRTEQEAAEAVGPEAIEAVRRIVREEVEAFLASARAAAVAPTVVALRSKAAEVVEAELNRLSGRLPEIDERARKEVERTVRRVVDKLLHAPTVRMKELAAAPGGDSYADALRELFDLDPKAPEAVARADMREDEPAGAPSWRDREPAVDAACAEADCLSAEPPAGPAAGAVSVQEVNAHELRGVHAETVNAQAASVRAVSAADGAAVREGDGT
- a CDS encoding HAD family hydrolase, with the protein product MRRFWQRGKDEDPKSAGEAAAAAAAEPEPLPEPDPAAAAFFDVDNTMMRGASIYYFARGLAARKLFTMRDLAMFAWGQAVFRLRGTENSEHIGSAKEAALAFVAGQRVDKIVRLSEEIYDEVMADRIWHGTRTLALQHLDAGQQVWLVTATPVEVARTIAHRLGLTGALGTVAETRDGVYTGRLVGNLLHGPAKAEAVRALALREGLDLARCSAYSDSINDLPMLTAVGHPHAVNPDPELRAHAREHGWPVHDFRTGRKVTMVALPAAAGAGAIAGGVAAGIALRRHYRS
- a CDS encoding redox-sensing transcriptional repressor Rex encodes the protein MTSRQNRPRDRAGRGIPDATVARLPVYLRALTSLQERGVATVSSEELAAAAGVNSAKLRKDLSHLGSYGTRGVGYEVEYLVYQISRELGLTQDWVIAIIGVGNLGRALAGYGGFASRGFRVAGLLDADESIVGQEIAGMTVEHIDRLEEIIADHGVSIAVIATPAGAAQGVCDRVVAAGVTSVLNFAPVVLSVPEGVDVRKVDLSIELQILAFHEQRKAGGPDGLGPLPAEDGPPGTSQYVETVEA
- the hemC gene encoding hydroxymethylbilane synthase; the protein is MATTQSQRVADLLTERTGRPVELVGVTTQGDVSKALVAQMGGTGVFVNALRDKILSGEVDFAVHSLKDLPTSETPGIALAATPRRDDPRDALCAPVKLADLPRGARIGTGSPRRMAQLRALRPDLDVVPIRGNADTRLAKVTDGELDAVVLAHAGLKRIGRLEAVGEVFDTDQMLPAPGQGALALECRSDRTDLLELLGTVDDAATRRAVTAERSILAVLEAGCSAPVGTYAAEIDEKLHLTATVAAYDGSRQIRLSASGHPDAAEQLGRDLADRLLAQGADQLMGERD
- a CDS encoding uroporphyrinogen-III synthase translates to MVGMGPGDPGLLTLRAATDLERADMVIVDRARCPAEVLSHCRPDVEIVDEAEGDPVRLAVRAAKNGRRVVRLMSGDPGTGGGLAAEGAALAKAGVPFEVVPGVSSITGVPGYAGIPLTDAKNREIRIVDASDGDVDWERFAAPDTTLVITGAENAVAEVCKSLIAAGRPDSTPAAMTCLGTTTEQETVVSTLKRLASAAKGMEAPALIIVGDVVGWRDKLSWFETKPLFGWRVLVPRTKEQAASLSEQLRGYGAVPEEVPTISVEPPRTPQQMDRAVKGLVTGRYAWVVFTSTNAVRAIREKFVEYGLDARAFAGLKVAAVGEQTAAALVEFGVQPDLVPQGEQSGEGLVREWPPHDEDLDPINRVLLPRADIATDVVIAGLTDLGWECDDVTAYRTVRAAPPPAPIREAIKGGGFDAVMFTSSSTVKNLIGIAGKPHNVTVIAAIGPQTAKTAQEYGLRVDVMAEKPSVSVLAAALAEYGAKRRAAQIEAGDPLRKPSQMRRGARRRR
- a CDS encoding glutaredoxin family protein, which produces MSGRETGAGITITLLGKPGCHLCDDAREVIERVARDLDVTWEERDITQSREDSEQYWEQIPVTLINGVQHDFWRVDENRLRAAIAKLREAA
- a CDS encoding nitroreductase family deazaflavin-dependent oxidoreductase produces the protein MVRQKEKTGGPGALSRWMQHRANARVNRKVRKGRGTFMGTDVLILHTVGKRSGERRETPVAWFPDGDGARLVVASGGGSRNPDWFANLMAHPERASMELPGQETVPVTPQRLEGADREAAWRRIAEAQPRIAKYQSRSDRQYPVVRLTPR
- a CDS encoding putative quinol monooxygenase; the encoded protein is MLSALLALLAALGALLVTGLLIQRAYTDRLLYLIAWSFTQVGLSLALLSMGVGFMAGFNGVLFRVMELGAALIGPVWLALGMVELIARYVQVRFGAWLFAISYTVVAIVILLLDPLKGDLTKSLPKPGDTYDALPLLLIDGAHVVAVLALAACTGVTAWLASKRDQEAAELLIPVALVALAGVLVVSGTRGFLPAPLAVIALGAAAGLVWYGAMRTIPVYDDEDYDDYGDEYRDDYADEAATGYEEQGYPQGRESVPAPSPPGDSRRGELRFPDPAPAEELRFPEGPAGPTAVDGVGAALGGAPASDRAGANGLAGACGQITVYTLLEGREDAFDRLAADLVKAARAVEPDTVIFACHEVVGGPTQRIFYQLFRDEAAFAAHRKQPHLQRFLSESRTHVLATNVIELRLGAAKVPAPAPEFPGR
- the crcB gene encoding fluoride efflux transporter CrcB, yielding MSAGTALLVAIGAAVGAPLRYLVDRAVQAHHDGPFPWGTLAVNISGSGLLGLLAALPADEGPMALAGIGFCGALTTYSTFGYETLRLAEDGARVHAVFNVVLSVTAALGAAYCGMALANAL
- the crcB gene encoding fluoride efflux transporter CrcB, whose protein sequence is MSDEDGHVVDPDVDLGVGRQRAELRRAPWTTLGAISVGGALGSLARYRLSVAFPHRPDEFAWATWSVNVAGCLLIGVLMVAITEVWRAPRLARPFLGVGVLGGFTTFSAYAVEAQQALEAGAARTGLLYLVTTVAAALVAVYVGVSLTRSAARHVRRGRS
- a CDS encoding sigma-70 family RNA polymerase sigma factor; this translates as MSSLTLDAGALPIPRPVLDGAGRTPAARRDGDRAEVLKALVLRARDGDAEAFGSLYDHYVELVYRYVYYRVGAHSLAEDITSETFLRALRRICDFHWQGKDFGAWLVTIARNLVADHFKSGRYRLEVCTAELIEPDRHEEGPERTVLDSMTNRTLLLAVKRLGSEQQECVVLRFLHGLSVAETALVMGKKPGAIKALQYRAVRSLARMLPPDLRH
- a CDS encoding winged helix-turn-helix transcriptional regulator produces the protein MRNPPYICALDAAMDVVGGKWKALILWALNERLHRFGELRRSLPGVSEKVLTQQLRELEADGIVRRTVFDETPHRVEYELTAEGAELHAALAPLGDWAEHRMRALNLTPTHGEPQPNAAEPS
- a CDS encoding NAD(P)-dependent oxidoreductase, whose amino-acid sequence is MNTQRIGILGMGSMGRALASTLLEAGHAVTVWNRTPGKAGDVLALGAHEASSPEEAIEASDLTIACLLDAASVRETLTPAMPTLTGRTLVNLTSGSPRQARDLAGWLGKHEVRFLTGGVLAVPPAIGTDEAVILYSGPRDLFGRVAPTLAPLARPHWVGGDPGFAALYDMAALSGMYGMIAGVVHAMTLVQADGGDVEAFQREVLQPWMEQMLPLMFAESDPDESNAGMQATALEIMLGASADAGVPAELAGHLRAALWEMRRAAA